The following coding sequences lie in one Zingiber officinale cultivar Zhangliang chromosome 2B, Zo_v1.1, whole genome shotgun sequence genomic window:
- the LOC122047862 gene encoding endochitinase A-like produces the protein MKRSSGATPASLSGLTVTKGVDEELALFLEMRKLEKERNNLLLHNSEDLDPPLGSKPGTAPIFKIASSPPMRKPGIDDFLNSDGEKNDYDWLLTPPGTPLFPSLDTESKRSPIGSIDTPKERPKVLKSRLSNAPDPSKNTSLRQPTSSSGINSSTLGTRRPSSSGGPSHSASRSATPDGRPASSKPTRSSTPTSRATLPSKPLAPPRSSTPVRSSTPTSRPSVPAVSKTASRSTTPTRRSSISSAVPATSMPARQPSSVSRPGPTISRSPVPTISKSSILAISKSPAPSRGSSPTLKPKPLKPSDIPGFCLDAPANLKTSLPGRSSSATRGRPGAPSSRSSSVESAPAARPRRQSCSPSRGRSANGTVMKGSSVPPPNRQQAGLTDNVNPVAMGNKMVERIVNMRRLAPPKQDDQQSTQNSLPIKSSLTPDSAGFGRTLSKKSLDMALRHMDIRRSVPNNLRPLMANIPASSVYSVRSGSSRSRAVSITDSPLATGSPASSERSISNYAICLDAGEIEDDVTSEKIGRHSAIPSTR, from the exons ATGAAGCGAAGCTCTGGGGCAACACCGGCTTCGCTGTCAGGACTGACAGTGACGAAAGGGGTGGACGAGGAGCTCGCCCTCTTTCTCGAGATGCGGAAGCTGGAGAAGGAGCGGAACAATCTTCTCCTGCATAATTCCGAGGATCTCGATCCTCCATTGG GGTCAAAACCAGGCACTGCTCCTATATTCAAGATCGCCTCTTCACCCCCGATGCGAAAGCCTGGGATCGATGACTTTCTAAATTCAGATGGTGAAAAGAATGACTATGACTG GCTTCTCACTCCTCCAGGTACTCCATTGTTTCCATCTTTGGATACTGAATCTAAAAGATCTCCCATTGGTAGCATTGATACTCCAAAAGAACGACCAAAAGTGCTGAAATCAAGG TTATCAAATGCTCCGGATCCTTCGAAGAACACCTCATTGAGGCAACCAACATCGTCATCTGGAATCAACTCATCCACACTGGGAACTCGTAGACCGTCATCCTCTGGTGGCCCATCTCATAGTGCCTCAAGATCTGCAACTCCTGATGGACGTCCTGCCTCTTCAAAACCTACTAGATCTTCCACTCCCACATCACGGGCTACTTTACCTTCAAAGCCACTGGCTCCTCCGCGATCTTCAACACCTGTAAGATCTTCTACGCCAACATCTAGGCCATCTGTACCTGCAGTAAGCAAGACTGCATCAAGGTCAACAACCCCTACAAGACGGTCGTCTATCTCATCAGCTGTTCCTGCAACCTCAATGCCGGCAAGACAACCATCTTCTGTCTCAAGACCGGGTCCGACAATATCTAGGAGTCCTGTGCCAACAATTTCTAAAAGCTCAATATTAGCAATATCTAAAAGTCCAGCTCCATCACGTGGGAGCTCTCCCACCTTAAAACCTAAACCATTGAAACCCTCAGATATCCCTGGGTTTTGTCTTGATGCACCTGCCAACTTAAAGACATCTTTGCCCGGGCGATCCTCCTCCGCCACTCGTGGTAGACCAGGAGCACCCAGCAGTCGATCATCTTCGGTTGAGTCTGCACCCGCTGCCAGACCAAGGCGACAGTCTTGTTCTCCATCCAGAGGACGGTCTGCTAACGGTACTGTCATGAAAGGTAGTTCTGTGCCACCTCCAAACAGACAACAAGCAGGTCTTACTGACAATGTGAATCCTGTTGCCATGGGAAATAAGATGGTTGAACGCATAGTCAACATGAGAAGACTTGCGCCACCAAAACAAGATGACCAGCAATCGACCCAGAATAGTCTTCCCATCAAGTCCTCTCTTACTCCAGATAGTGCTGGTTTCGGAAGGACATTATCAAAGAAATCATTGGATATGGCACTGAGGCATATG GATATACGTCGAAGTGTTCCCAACAATTTGAGACCACTGATGGCAAATATTCCAGCATCCTCTGTTTACAGTGTGAGGTCAGGGTCCTCAAGGAGCAGGGCAGTCAGCATTACTGATTCTCCTCTCGCCACAGGCAGCCCCGCCAGTTCAGAGCGAAGCATCAGTAACTATGCGATCTGTCTTGATGCGGGTGAAATCGAAGATGATGTCACAAGTGAAAAAATTGGAAGGCATTCTGCTATCCCAAGCACCAGATGA
- the LOC122047863 gene encoding signal recognition particle receptor subunit beta-like: MSAMEQWRQQIEEWVRQQPIEQLYVAVAVLVFTLTFFGLFRILRRSKSKTVLLAGLSGSGKTVLFYQLRDGSPHLGAVTSMEPNDGTFVLHFELEKKGKLNPVRLVDVPGHSQLRPKLDEFLLHAAGVIFVVDSLEFLPNCRAAAEYLYDILTKMTVVKQRIPILILCNKADKVTAHSKEFIRKQLEKEIDKLRASRSVISTADLASEYKLGVPGEAFNFSHCRNMVTVAEASGLTGEISQVEQFIRELVKP, encoded by the exons ATGTCAG CTATGGAGCAATGGAGACAGCAAATTGAAGAATGGGTTCGTCAGCAACCTATAGAGCAACTTTATGTTGCTGTAGCAGTTCTAGTATTCACCCTTACTTTCTTCGGTCTGT TTCGTATACTGAGACGTTCGAAGTCCAAAACAGTTTTGCTTGCAGGCTTAAGTGGTAGTGGTAAAACCGTTCTGTTTTATCAG CTTCGTGATGGCTCCCCTCATCTAGGTGCTGTTACATCAATGGAACCAAATGATGGTACCTTTGTGCTGCACTTCGAGCTTGAAAAG AAGGGAAAACTAAATCCAGTTCGTTTGGTTGATGTTCCTGGCCATTCACAGTTGAGACCAAAGCTTGATGAATTCTTGCTTCATGCAGCTGGAGTCATTTTTGTTGTGGATAGTTTGGAGTTCTTACCAAACTGCCGAGCTGCTGCTGA GTATTTGTATGATATACTTACAAAGATGACAGTGGTGAAACAGAGAATTCCCATTTTGATACTGTGCAACAAGGCAGATAAAGTGACGGCACACTCGAAGGAATTTATCAGGAAACAGCTGGAGaaggaaat TGACAAGCTTCGCGCCTCGAGAAGTGTCATTTCAACTGCAGATTTAGCCAGTGAGTACAAACTTGGGGTGCCTGGCGAAGCATTCAATTTTTCTCATTGCCGAAACATGGTAACAGTGGCCGAGGCATCAGGGTTGACCGGAGAGATATCGCAAGTTGAGCAATTCATCAGAGAGCTAGTGAAACCTTAG